In Chitinophaga oryzae, the sequence CAGGGGCACCTCGCGGATCGGACCCTATCTTTCCAACCTGCCGTACAGCACCTCCGAAACCTTACGCGATATGCTACTCCGCGGTAGCGAGTCGGCCTCCCGTGAGCTGGATGAAATGCTGCTGATCATCGAAGACGGCCAGACCGAGATGACGGAGGATGCCCGTCTTCAGGCCATTGACCGGATCTACTTCCAGCTACAGCGGTTGTATGGTCACCAGATGCAGCTGCTGCGAAACATCTATGCGCTGTCGGAGTACTACCGCGGGCGACAGGCTGATATTGACCGCTATAAAAAAATATTCGACTGAACATTTACTGATCACGACTTCCGGCGCCGCCCCCATGCTGAGAGCCTAAACGGTTATTCATTATGCTAAAAATTATCTTGCTCGGTCTTGGCGTGCAAAGCACTGCATTGTACCTGATGTCTTCGATGGGAATGCTGCCGAAAGCTGACATGGCCATTTTTGTGGATACCGGCAAAGAAGGTACCGGCACCTATCAGTATTTGCATTTTCTGCAAAATTGGCAGGCCTGCAACAATGGCCTGCCGTTGACCGTGCTTGCCGGCAAAAACCTGTACCAGGACTTGCTGCATCCCTCCTACAGTGAGCGACCTACAAGCATCCCGGCATTTACCTATAGTCCCGATGGTACCATTGGCATGCTGCGCCGGCAATGCACTTCCGAATACAAGATCAAGGTTATGGATGATTATATCCGGGATACGATCTATGGCCTGCCCAAATATGCCCGCAGGCCTGAGACAGAGCTCTGGTACGGTATTACCACCGATGAGATAGAACGGCTCTCGATTCCGCGCGAAGCCTGGAAGGTCAATTGTTACCCCTTTGCAGGATATTATACCACGCACGGTGGTGCGACAGAAGCGCTTTTATGGGCTAGGCCGATGTCCCGGCAGGACGTCATCCATTGGTATGTGCTTCGTGAGCTGCCGGTGCCGCCCAAAAGTGCCTGTGTCTTTTGTCCCTATCAGTCCGACGCCAGTTGGGCCAGGCGCAAAAAACTCTTCCCGGAAGACTTTGCAGCGGCTGTTGCCGTGGATAAGGCTATCCGCAACAGCACCAGGGCGGGCGTGCTCTATCCTGTATTTCTGCACCGATCCTGCAAGCCACTGGAAAGCGTTGAGTTTGACAGCCGCGGTGATAAAGATTGGGGCGAATGCTCCGGTACCTGCCACGTGTAACGGGCATTAACCCGCGCCGCCCTGCCTGTGGCAGGCGGCGCCGCAAACAGTGAACAATGAAAAAAATACTGTTGTTCCTGCTGCTTTTGGTGGCAGGCGCGAAAATACAACTGGCTTCCGCCCAGGCGGCGGAAATTCAACAGCTGGCACTCAATCTTGAAAAGCTCGCCCAGCTTAAAAGTATCCTTAGTGATCTGAAAAGAGGCTATGACATCGTCTCGAAGGGCTACGGTACGATCAGAAACATTACAGAAGGCAATTTCAATGTCCACCAGGCCTTTCTGGACGGGCTGCTGGCCGTTAACCCTAAGCTCGTCCGTTATAGCAAGGTGCCAGCCATCATCTCCGGGCAGGTCCATATCCTCTCTGAGTATAAAGAAGCCTGGCGACAGCTGAAGGCCGGTGGCCGCTTTACCGATAAGGAGCTGGATTATATGCTGCGTGTTTACAGCAACCTGTTGGAAAGAAGCCTGAAAAACCTGGACGAGCTGACGATGGTGCTTACCGCCGGGGAGCTGAGGATGGCAGATGACGAAAGGATCAAGGCTATTGACCGGTTATATAACGACATGAATGAAAAGACCGCCTTCCTGCGGGCATTCAATAAAAGGGCCTTTGCGATCGATGGACAACGCCGGGTCTACCTGCGGGAAAACCAATCCCTCAGATCCCTTTACCGCAACTGATCTTATAGGACAAATACAATTTCCCATGCAACTAATTTTTAAAAATAACCGTGCTTTACTGCTGCTGTTTACTGCCGCCCTGGTGCTTTTACCATCTTTTGCGGGAGCTGCAGGGCTGAGCGATGCCATCTATAAGTACAACGATATCCTCAAGCGAATACTCGATGAAATGCTTCCTTCCTGCGACCGGCTCATTAACGTAGGTCGGGTGATCGGGGGTGTCGGCGCCTTCCTCTACATCAGTGTGCGGGTATGGAAGCACCTGGCACGTGCGGAAGCTATTGATTTCTTTCCGCTGCTACGTCCCTTCGCGCTGGGTATGGCCATTGTGCTGTTCCCGTTCGTGATCAGGATCATGAACGGCGTACTCGAGCCTATCGTAGACGGCACCCGTGAGATGAGCAGCGATGCCCTGACTGCAATCTATATCAATATCGACGAGCAGGAAAAGGCCCTGAAGCAGGACGCACCAGTCGGTGTAGATCAGGCGCCTGCCGATATGGGAAAGTACGAGCAGCCTGATGGCAGTACGGAGGACGGCGTATTCTCCGGCCTTCGCAACGCCTTTTCCTGGTTCAATATCAAAAGCTTTGTAAAGATCTTCGTCCTGGAGATTGTCCAGATCCTGTATACAGCGGTGGGCCTATGCATCAACACCATCAGGACATTTTACCTGATCATCCTAGCCATCATTGGCCCGCTTGTATTTTCGCTTTCTATATTCGATGGTTTCCAGAATTCGCTCTCCAATTGGTTTGCGCGGTATATCAATGTCTCCCTGTGGCTTCCGATCTGCAACATCGTCGGTGGCATCAGCTCAAAAATATTGGTCAACCTATCCACGATGGACCAGGGATTTTTCAGCAGCACCGTGTACATCATCTTCATGATTATATCTATTGTTTGCTACACCACCGTACCCAATGTCGCCGGCTTCATTGTACAGGCCGGAGGGCGGGATACGCTACTGCATAAGATCAACAACATGACCCAGGCCGGAGGCAAGGCCGCCATGGCGGTTATCGGGAAGCTGTAAGGCTGGCATAGAAAACACATTTTATTTACTGAAAACTGCCCCCAATGAAACATTTAGCTCGTAATGTTCAAGCAGTTCCACAATATAGAAACGGCGTTCCGGCATGTCCGGCTGTTCACCTTCGTTCTGATCGCCGCCTGTATGACCATAGTGTGCTTTGTGATCATCGAAAGCTACAAGATGGTCACCAAAGCGCAGGAGCGCATCTATATCCTGGCCAGCGGCAAAGCACTGGAAGCCCTTGCCGGTGAACGGAAGGATAACATTGCCGTCGAAGCCCGGGACCACATTAAAATGTTCCACTTCTACTTCTTTCAACTCGACCCGGACGATAAGCTGATAGCCAGCCATATCGGGCAAGCGCTGTACCTAGCTGACGGCAGCGCCAAGAAGCAGTACGATGACCTTAGCGAAAGCGGCTATTATACCGGCCTTATCAGCGGCAATATCAGCCAGAATGTAACAATGGATTCCATTGTGCTGAACATGGACAGCTATCCTTTTCAATTCCGGTATTTCGGTAAACAGCAGATCATCCGCCCAACGGCTGTCCTGACCCGTAACCTTATAACAGAAGGTTATTTACGCAGCGTCGGACGGTCCGATGCCAATGCGCACGGCTTCCTGATCGAAAGGTGGCGGATCACGGATAATCATGACCTAGAAATCAAAAACCGATGATGATGTGGACCTTCTTTAAAAACAGATCACGCAGCGGGATAGGAGATAGAACGGCGGCTACCATCGCGGCTGCCATCATCCGCGGCCAGCTGCGGCTCTCCGACTGGCTTGCCGCTAAAGACCGTAAGCTCAGGACCAGCCAGCGAAAAATCCTCTTCCTCCTATTCTTCGCTCTTTTTTTCTATTGGGCGGCATGGACAATCGTATCCGTCTTTAGCCCGGACGCTAAAACAATAAAAGCCGAATTGATCCTATTCCACCGTGACAGTACGGGGCATGCGTCCCGGACATACCCCCATAACGCTTCTCACTTACCCATACAACGATAGCAATATGACCACGACCGTACAGCAAAACAAAAGCAGAAAAAGGCTGCTTATCTATCCGCTTCTCTTCTTACCCTTCGCAACGCTGGCCTTCTGGGCGTTGGACGGCGGTAAGGGCGCGGCCCAGACTGCGCCTCAACAACAAGGCCTAAACCACCAGCTTCCACAAGCGCACCTATCAGAGGATCCGCTGGACAAAATGAGCCTTTACCGTAAGGCGGCGGCCGATTCCGCTGCACTCCGGGAAAGGAAGGCGATGGATCCGTTCAATATGGGTACCGCTGACGGCTTGTCTTTCACCATCGACTCCATACCGGCAAGCGACAGTATGCTGCCCGCCGCAGAAGGTCTCAGCCGCAGCACTTGGCGATACGGCCCGGATGCCAATGAACTGAAGGTGACCGAAAGGCTTAAAAAGCTGGAGGATATTATGACAATGCCCCCACAGCCTCCTGTACCCGCAAGCCCCCAGGCTTACCAGCCAACTGCTGATCATGCCAACCTGGACCGGCTCGAACAAATGATGCAGTCCATGACGACCTCGGCCGGCGGAGACCCCGAAATGAAACAGCTGGGACAGATGCTGGAGTCGATCAAGGACATCCAGAACCCTGCCAGGGTGCAGCAACGGCTAAGAGAACAATCGGAAAAAAATCGCGGCAGGGTGTATACCGTCGACCGGCCTGTCCGTCAGACCACTGCCGGCTATTTATCCAACGGGGCATCGGCTGTACTTGGCCGGAAAGTAGACAGTAAGGATGGTATCCCCGTTTACGAGCCACTATCGGAGCGCAACGGCTTTTATGACCTGGAAGATGCGATGGCTTACCGGGAAACGGGACAGACGGCCATCCCTGCCGTCATACACGAAACACAAACCGTTGTCTCCGGGTCCACGGTCAAGATGCGGCTTACGGAAGAGGTGATGGTCAATGGCGTTCTTATCCCACAGGGAACCTTTATTTACGGCAGCTGTGCCATCAGCGGGGAGCGGCTGACAATAGACATCCCCGGCTTAAGGTACGGCAAACGGCTGTTTCCCGTGTCCTTGGCCGCCTTCAGTCTCGACGGCCTGGAGGGGATCAGCATCCCGGGGGCATTGACCAGGGACGCCGCTAAGGAAGGAATGGACAGGACGGTACAGAGCCTGAACCTGATGAGCATGGATCCCTCGATTGCTGCGCAGGCCGCAGGAGCAGGTGTGGAAGTAGCCAAAGGCCTTTTCGGCAAAAAGGTAAAAATGATCCGCGTTACCCTGAAGGCAGGTTTTCCCTTGCTGCTTATGGACGCCAAAGCAAAGCAGGATCTCGAATAAGCCTGTAAAACAACATTACACAACAACACACGATAGAATATGAAACACTTATTGTTTGTTTTTATCTGCTTCCTCGTAGGAATGCACAGCACAGAGGCCCAACAGGACCATGCCATGG encodes:
- a CDS encoding TerB family tellurite resistance protein produces the protein MKKILLFLLLLVAGAKIQLASAQAAEIQQLALNLEKLAQLKSILSDLKRGYDIVSKGYGTIRNITEGNFNVHQAFLDGLLAVNPKLVRYSKVPAIISGQVHILSEYKEAWRQLKAGGRFTDKELDYMLRVYSNLLERSLKNLDELTMVLTAGELRMADDERIKAIDRLYNDMNEKTAFLRAFNKRAFAIDGQRRVYLRENQSLRSLYRN
- a CDS encoding conjugative transposon protein TraJ, whose protein sequence is MQLIFKNNRALLLLFTAALVLLPSFAGAAGLSDAIYKYNDILKRILDEMLPSCDRLINVGRVIGGVGAFLYISVRVWKHLARAEAIDFFPLLRPFALGMAIVLFPFVIRIMNGVLEPIVDGTREMSSDALTAIYINIDEQEKALKQDAPVGVDQAPADMGKYEQPDGSTEDGVFSGLRNAFSWFNIKSFVKIFVLEIVQILYTAVGLCINTIRTFYLIILAIIGPLVFSLSIFDGFQNSLSNWFARYINVSLWLPICNIVGGISSKILVNLSTMDQGFFSSTVYIIFMIISIVCYTTVPNVAGFIVQAGGRDTLLHKINNMTQAGGKAAMAVIGKL
- the traK gene encoding conjugative transposon protein TraK, whose translation is MFKQFHNIETAFRHVRLFTFVLIAACMTIVCFVIIESYKMVTKAQERIYILASGKALEALAGERKDNIAVEARDHIKMFHFYFFQLDPDDKLIASHIGQALYLADGSAKKQYDDLSESGYYTGLISGNISQNVTMDSIVLNMDSYPFQFRYFGKQQIIRPTAVLTRNLITEGYLRSVGRSDANAHGFLIERWRITDNHDLEIKNR
- the traM gene encoding conjugative transposon protein TraM gives rise to the protein MTTTVQQNKSRKRLLIYPLLFLPFATLAFWALDGGKGAAQTAPQQQGLNHQLPQAHLSEDPLDKMSLYRKAAADSAALRERKAMDPFNMGTADGLSFTIDSIPASDSMLPAAEGLSRSTWRYGPDANELKVTERLKKLEDIMTMPPQPPVPASPQAYQPTADHANLDRLEQMMQSMTTSAGGDPEMKQLGQMLESIKDIQNPARVQQRLREQSEKNRGRVYTVDRPVRQTTAGYLSNGASAVLGRKVDSKDGIPVYEPLSERNGFYDLEDAMAYRETGQTAIPAVIHETQTVVSGSTVKMRLTEEVMVNGVLIPQGTFIYGSCAISGERLTIDIPGLRYGKRLFPVSLAAFSLDGLEGISIPGALTRDAAKEGMDRTVQSLNLMSMDPSIAAQAAGAGVEVAKGLFGKKVKMIRVTLKAGFPLLLMDAKAKQDLE